From a single Cyclobacterium marinum DSM 745 genomic region:
- the trhA gene encoding PAQR family membrane homeostasis protein TrhA, which translates to MAGQVDRKQTIKEEFANTLTHLIGILFSIVAISLLVVFSVLNGTALHVVSCCIFGATMLLLYTSSTLYHAIQSKQLKPLLRSIDHISIYFLISGTYTPFLLIGLGGTLGWVYFGIVWTITLLGLVFKIFFIGRFEKLSLILYLCMGWMALLLIKPLVSNLSTEIIYLIAAGGLSYTIGTVFYANKKMLYAHAIWHVFVFVGTSLHFIAILFMIT; encoded by the coding sequence ATGGCCGGACAGGTAGATAGAAAACAAACAATAAAAGAAGAGTTTGCCAATACCCTCACCCACCTGATTGGTATTCTTTTTAGTATTGTGGCCATATCTCTTCTGGTGGTTTTTTCTGTTTTAAACGGCACTGCCTTGCATGTGGTCAGTTGCTGTATCTTTGGCGCCACCATGTTATTGCTTTATACTTCCTCTACTCTCTATCATGCCATTCAATCCAAACAACTAAAGCCCCTTTTGCGCAGTATTGATCATATCAGTATTTACTTTCTGATTTCCGGCACCTATACCCCCTTTTTATTGATAGGATTGGGTGGCACCTTGGGATGGGTCTATTTCGGAATCGTGTGGACCATCACCCTATTGGGATTGGTATTTAAAATATTTTTTATTGGGAGGTTTGAAAAACTATCCCTCATATTGTACTTATGCATGGGCTGGATGGCGCTGCTTCTTATAAAGCCATTGGTGTCCAACCTTAGTACAGAAATCATTTACCTGATTGCAGCTGGTGGTTTGTCATATACCATAGGCACTGTTTTTTATGCCAATAAAAAAATGCTTTATGCCCATGCCATCTGGCATGTTTTTGTCTTTGTTGGGACGAGTTTACATTTTATAGCCATTCTGTTTATGATTACCTGA
- a CDS encoding DUF302 domain-containing protein, translating into MKYYINKTLEAQSFSGVKDKVTEALKEQGFGVLTEIDIQATMKKKLDKDYLPTLILGACNPGFADKVLTIDPNMSATLPCNVTIRELENGKVEVSAIDPEAAMVPVGKEEIKPLAKEVKEKLAKAIETIK; encoded by the coding sequence ATGAAATATTATATAAATAAAACACTCGAAGCACAATCTTTTTCAGGCGTAAAAGACAAGGTAACTGAAGCCCTAAAAGAGCAAGGGTTTGGTGTGCTTACGGAAATAGATATTCAAGCCACCATGAAAAAGAAATTGGACAAGGATTATTTACCTACCCTAATATTGGGCGCTTGTAATCCTGGGTTTGCAGACAAGGTGTTGACCATAGACCCAAATATGTCGGCCACGTTGCCTTGTAATGTCACAATCAGGGAGCTAGAAAACGGTAAAGTCGAGGTCTCTGCCATCGATCCTGAGGCCGCCATGGTTCCGGTAGGAAAAGAGGAAATCAAACCTCTGGCCAAAGAGGTAAAAGAAAAGTTGGCTAAAGCTATTGAAACTATAAAATAA
- a CDS encoding FAD-binding oxidoreductase → MESYQLKILDKSVVTHDTYAFKIEKPKGYTFVPGQATELSLLKEGWENVKRPFSLTSLPKDDFLEFTIKTYEDHEGVTKRLGNVQVGDKVEIGDAWGAISYKGEGVFLAGGAGITPFISILRDLRQKNEIGNNQLIFANKTNDDIILFEELKTILGHKFQNIIENQKDTAYDQGRIDKEYLKENINDFKHQNFYVCGPEGFIKAVNGALKDLGANPEALVFEK, encoded by the coding sequence ATGGAAAGCTATCAATTAAAAATCTTAGATAAAAGTGTAGTTACGCATGATACCTATGCTTTTAAAATTGAAAAGCCGAAAGGGTATACTTTTGTACCTGGACAAGCCACAGAATTAAGTTTACTGAAAGAAGGGTGGGAGAATGTAAAACGACCGTTTTCCTTAACAAGCCTTCCTAAAGATGATTTTTTGGAGTTTACCATTAAAACTTACGAGGACCATGAAGGGGTAACCAAAAGATTAGGAAATGTACAGGTAGGTGATAAAGTTGAAATAGGAGATGCTTGGGGTGCCATCTCATACAAAGGTGAAGGTGTGTTTTTAGCAGGAGGTGCAGGAATTACTCCTTTTATTTCAATTCTACGAGACTTGCGTCAAAAAAACGAAATAGGTAACAATCAGCTGATTTTTGCTAATAAAACCAATGATGACATCATACTTTTTGAAGAATTGAAGACCATTTTAGGTCATAAATTTCAAAATATCATTGAGAATCAGAAAGATACTGCATACGATCAAGGAAGAATTGACAAGGAATACCTTAAGGAGAATATAAACGATTTCAAGCACCAGAACTTTTACGTATGTGGTCCTGAGGGATTTATAAAAGCAGTAAATGGAGCGTTGAAAGACTTGGGCGCTAATCCTGAGGCTTTGGTTTTTGAAAAATAA
- a CDS encoding alpha/beta hydrolase yields the protein MMRFFIFVFLLAWCGSCSLRGITVTENVTYMEEGYLGELPEKSLNIFRPKKIKEALPVLVFIHGGSWRSGSKEKYSLVGRRWARRNIVAVIIDYPLSPEYKIHSMAKASAKALNWVDENIADYGGDPGKIVVSGHSAGGHLASLISIREEYFDSLGVDSPIAAAVLNDAAGLDMYHYLKEKNYAPGTSHLKTFTDAPQVWKDTSPIYFLHKDMPPMFFMMGGKTYESILVGTDRFMKEYKKFVSEPNFKIQKNKRHIPMMLQMVYTPSRGFKWVIDYVKAVGE from the coding sequence ATGATGCGATTTTTTATTTTTGTTTTCCTCTTGGCTTGGTGTGGATCTTGTTCCTTAAGGGGAATTACTGTAACAGAAAATGTAACCTATATGGAGGAGGGTTACTTGGGTGAATTACCCGAAAAAAGCTTGAACATTTTCCGACCAAAAAAAATTAAAGAAGCCCTTCCTGTGTTGGTTTTTATTCATGGAGGTAGCTGGAGGTCAGGATCCAAGGAGAAATACAGTTTGGTTGGTAGGAGGTGGGCCCGAAGAAACATAGTTGCTGTAATTATTGATTATCCCTTGAGCCCGGAGTATAAAATTCACAGCATGGCAAAGGCTTCTGCCAAGGCATTGAATTGGGTGGATGAAAATATTGCTGATTATGGTGGAGATCCGGGAAAAATAGTAGTGTCCGGACATTCTGCCGGAGGGCACTTGGCGAGCCTGATTTCTATTCGAGAGGAGTACTTCGATAGTCTTGGGGTGGATAGCCCTATTGCTGCCGCCGTTTTAAATGATGCAGCAGGTCTTGACATGTACCATTACCTTAAAGAGAAAAATTATGCCCCGGGTACTTCTCATTTAAAAACATTTACTGACGCTCCACAGGTGTGGAAAGACACTTCTCCAATCTACTTTTTACATAAAGATATGCCTCCAATGTTTTTCATGATGGGAGGAAAAACCTATGAGAGTATTTTAGTAGGTACAGATAGGTTTATGAAAGAATACAAGAAATTTGTTTCTGAACCTAATTTCAAAATACAGAAGAATAAAAGGCACATTCCAATGATGCTCCAAATGGTCTATACACCAAGTAGAGGGTTTAAATGGGTTATTGATTATGTTAAGGCTGTAGGTGAATGA
- a CDS encoding DegT/DnrJ/EryC1/StrS family aminotransferase gives MKENSPIKFLDLKAINQAFEPELSETILQISRSGQYVNGEISAKFEKNFADYIGTQHCISLGNGTNALELILRAYLILGHLKEGDEVLVPANTFFATFLAISNQRLIPVAVEPELTSFNISARSLEQKITKKSRALVLVHLFGRNAYSEEIKQLIDKHQLKLIEDNAQAVGCMFKGVRTGALGHVSAHSFYPAKNLGALGDAGAVTTNEQELANIIRALTNYGGTEKHKYEYIGTHSKMDEIQAGVLNVKLPHLDKNNCRRDEIASIYLDRIDSCHVTLPLKSKPSPLLSHTWHLFTLLVSNRERLIQYLSQKGIETAIHYPIPPHLQPAYRKMNFGKLPLTERIHREILSIPLHPSLRENEVSTIIESINKWEGK, from the coding sequence ATGAAGGAAAATTCTCCAATAAAATTTTTAGACTTAAAAGCCATTAATCAGGCATTTGAACCTGAACTCTCCGAAACTATATTACAAATAAGCCGGAGTGGTCAATATGTCAATGGGGAAATTTCTGCAAAATTTGAAAAAAATTTTGCAGATTATATTGGTACACAACATTGTATAAGTCTAGGAAATGGCACCAACGCATTAGAACTTATTCTGCGGGCTTATCTTATCTTGGGTCATTTAAAGGAGGGAGATGAAGTTCTGGTTCCTGCCAATACTTTCTTTGCGACTTTTCTTGCCATTTCAAACCAAAGGCTAATACCCGTGGCAGTGGAACCTGAGCTTACTAGTTTCAATATCTCTGCAAGGTCTCTTGAACAAAAGATTACAAAAAAATCCCGTGCCTTGGTATTGGTTCATCTTTTCGGGAGAAATGCCTATAGTGAAGAGATTAAGCAACTAATAGACAAGCATCAACTTAAGCTAATCGAGGACAATGCACAAGCAGTAGGCTGTATGTTTAAGGGAGTTAGAACCGGTGCATTGGGCCATGTTTCTGCCCATAGCTTTTACCCTGCAAAAAACTTGGGAGCCTTAGGGGATGCCGGAGCAGTTACAACCAACGAACAGGAATTAGCTAACATTATTCGGGCCTTGACCAATTATGGGGGTACTGAAAAACACAAATATGAATATATTGGCACCCATTCCAAGATGGATGAAATTCAAGCAGGTGTACTGAATGTAAAATTACCCCATTTGGACAAAAACAATTGCCGTAGAGATGAAATTGCTAGTATCTATCTTGATAGAATTGACTCATGTCACGTGACATTGCCCTTGAAATCTAAGCCGAGCCCTCTTCTTTCTCATACTTGGCATTTGTTTACTTTACTAGTATCAAACAGGGAGAGACTGATTCAATATCTATCTCAAAAAGGAATAGAAACTGCCATCCACTACCCTATTCCTCCACATCTTCAGCCTGCTTACAGAAAAATGAATTTTGGGAAATTGCCCCTAACAGAACGGATTCATCGAGAAATTTTAAGTATTCCTCTCCACCCCTCGTTGCGCGAAAATGAAGTCTCTACAATAATAGAATCAATAAACAAATGGGAAGGGAAATAA
- the pgi gene encoding glucose-6-phosphate isomerase — protein MKNTNPTSTAAWKDLSEAAKNPIEIKSLFKEDPNRFKKYSVRFKDILLDYSKNGIDERILSSLLALANQTSLKEAIDDMFSGKPINATEGRAVLHTALRNRSNDPVYVDGKDVMPEVNEVLEKMKVFSEKVSKGVWKGYTGKPIESLVNIGIGGSDLGPVMVTEALKPYQHPHIKTYFVSNVDGSHITEVLKQVNPETTMFFIASKTFTTQETMTNAHTARSWFLDQARNEVEVAKHFVALSTNGNAVREFGIDLNNMFEFWDWVGGRYSLWSAIGLTVACAVGFDNFRKLLEGAHDMDKHFRSESFDKNLPVLLALLGIWNTNFLGATSETILPYDQYMHRFPAYFQQGNMESNGKYIDREGKKVNYSTGPVIWGEPGTNGQHAFYQLIHQGTQMIPCDFIAPAQTHNPVSDHHAKLMSNFFAQTEALMNGKSLEEVKEEMKKESKSPEIINKIAPHRVFEGNRPTNSILVKKINPSTLGALIAMYEHKIFVQGVIWNIYSFDQWGVELGKVMAKSILPELQSDEEIASHDSSTNGLINAFKDFQKS, from the coding sequence ATGAAAAATACCAACCCCACCTCAACTGCAGCCTGGAAAGATTTGTCCGAAGCTGCTAAAAATCCTATTGAAATAAAATCTTTGTTTAAAGAAGATCCGAATCGATTCAAAAAGTACAGTGTTCGTTTTAAAGATATTTTGCTTGACTATTCAAAAAATGGAATAGATGAGCGTATACTCTCTTCACTTTTAGCTTTGGCAAACCAGACAAGTTTGAAAGAAGCCATAGACGATATGTTTTCAGGTAAGCCCATCAATGCTACAGAAGGTAGGGCAGTATTACATACTGCATTGAGAAATAGATCCAATGATCCGGTCTATGTTGATGGAAAGGATGTTATGCCGGAAGTCAATGAAGTCTTGGAAAAAATGAAGGTTTTTTCGGAGAAAGTGTCAAAAGGCGTTTGGAAGGGATATACTGGAAAGCCTATAGAGTCCCTTGTTAATATTGGTATTGGTGGTTCTGACTTGGGTCCAGTTATGGTCACAGAAGCACTTAAACCTTACCAACACCCTCATATTAAAACCTATTTTGTCTCCAATGTGGATGGCTCCCACATAACTGAGGTGCTTAAACAAGTAAATCCGGAGACAACGATGTTTTTTATCGCATCTAAAACCTTTACAACTCAGGAAACCATGACCAACGCTCATACTGCAAGGTCTTGGTTTTTGGATCAAGCTCGCAATGAAGTAGAGGTGGCCAAGCATTTTGTAGCCCTTTCTACAAATGGTAATGCGGTAAGAGAGTTTGGTATCGACCTTAATAACATGTTTGAATTTTGGGATTGGGTAGGAGGAAGGTATTCCTTATGGTCTGCCATAGGTTTAACTGTTGCTTGCGCTGTTGGTTTCGATAATTTCAGGAAGTTATTGGAAGGGGCGCATGATATGGATAAACATTTTAGATCAGAATCATTTGATAAAAATTTACCGGTTTTGCTTGCACTCCTAGGAATCTGGAATACCAACTTTTTGGGAGCTACTTCTGAAACGATTCTACCTTATGACCAATACATGCACCGTTTTCCTGCTTACTTCCAACAGGGTAATATGGAAAGCAATGGTAAATACATCGATCGAGAAGGTAAAAAAGTAAATTATTCCACAGGGCCTGTTATTTGGGGAGAGCCCGGCACCAATGGTCAGCATGCTTTCTACCAATTGATCCACCAAGGTACACAAATGATACCTTGTGATTTTATCGCTCCTGCGCAAACGCACAATCCTGTAAGTGACCATCACGCTAAGTTAATGTCGAACTTTTTTGCACAAACAGAAGCATTGATGAATGGTAAATCACTAGAGGAGGTAAAAGAGGAGATGAAAAAGGAAAGTAAGTCTCCTGAAATCATCAATAAAATTGCGCCTCATCGGGTTTTTGAAGGCAACCGGCCTACCAATTCAATCCTTGTGAAGAAGATCAATCCATCTACCTTAGGTGCTTTAATAGCTATGTATGAACATAAAATTTTCGTGCAGGGTGTAATATGGAACATCTATAGTTTCGATCAATGGGGTGTCGAGTTAGGGAAGGTAATGGCAAAATCAATTTTACCGGAACTGCAATCCGATGAGGAAATAGCTTCACATGATTCTTCTACCAATGGTTTGATCAATGCCTTCAAAGATTTTCAAAAAAGTTAA
- a CDS encoding ATP-binding protein, giving the protein MAAFFNLKIIFSIAAFLSVMFATHSLYAQTDTIQSQVDELQALENRENFSPTINFIDQLNRLGEIYYHRNPDSLYLLAMKSLKASEQISYTAGKVDAYRNIGAYHNLKGEYTQALSYFKEGLSLAEKEEYWLGLANIYNSMGLNDYERGNYSDAVTHYLQALKIKEKHLSKLEQSKTLNNLGLVFMDFGDIEKALAYHTRALKIREAYNDQTGIASSRINIALIYKERGELEEAMSQFEATLELGLKMNNRQLISVSYFNIGELFLLRGANENAYRNFEKAYFVDKEREDLVGIGFDLLGMGEAQLNMNQLHKAKQNIQESLEIFVESDIKSNIDKSHLLLSKVFEKMNDNAQALHHFKLHKLYQDSIVNLETNKQIQEISAKYEFDKKETELLQQQKEKDLLNEKRIAQNIRNGVSIILIILLIAFILAIRSIKVQTKAKALVTKQRNEYEKLNKRLLLQKKENEKITKQLFQVNETKDKIFSIVGHDLKSPVTSLKGLMQYVVDENLDRKEFLLVSKQLRNEVEQVHFTLVNLLNWAKGQMRGIVTDPTTISMHQLVEQNISLNEPISKNKNIEIVDELEENTICYADKDQISLALRNVLNNAIKFTPKGGKIIISSKKAARQGYWEISIQDNGIGMSDEILKNLFSKELGGKQQYGTEGEKGTGLGLQLTKDFIVKNGGEIKVSSKPNNGTTFTFTIPSAYV; this is encoded by the coding sequence TTGGCTGCGTTTTTTAATTTAAAAATTATTTTTTCCATTGCTGCATTTCTGTCAGTGATGTTTGCAACGCATTCTTTATATGCTCAAACAGATACCATTCAATCACAAGTAGATGAGTTACAAGCATTAGAAAATCGAGAAAACTTTAGCCCCACGATCAATTTTATAGACCAATTGAATCGCTTAGGGGAGATTTATTACCACAGAAATCCGGACAGTCTTTATTTACTTGCTATGAAAAGCCTGAAAGCAAGTGAGCAGATATCCTACACTGCCGGCAAAGTGGATGCTTACAGAAACATTGGTGCTTATCACAACCTTAAAGGCGAATACACCCAAGCTTTAAGTTATTTTAAGGAAGGGTTAAGCTTGGCAGAAAAAGAAGAATACTGGTTAGGCTTAGCTAATATATACAATAGCATGGGGCTTAACGATTACGAAAGGGGAAATTATTCAGATGCAGTGACCCATTATTTACAGGCACTTAAAATTAAAGAAAAACACCTATCGAAACTTGAGCAAAGCAAAACCCTGAATAACTTGGGCTTGGTGTTTATGGATTTCGGAGATATTGAAAAAGCTTTGGCATATCATACTCGAGCGCTAAAGATCAGGGAAGCTTACAATGACCAGACAGGCATCGCTTCTTCCAGGATAAACATTGCTTTAATTTATAAGGAAAGAGGGGAATTGGAAGAGGCCATGTCACAATTTGAAGCTACACTTGAGTTAGGCTTAAAGATGAATAATAGGCAACTAATTTCTGTGAGTTATTTTAATATTGGTGAACTTTTTCTCCTCCGTGGAGCAAACGAAAACGCATATAGAAACTTTGAAAAAGCCTATTTTGTAGACAAAGAAAGGGAGGACCTGGTCGGGATTGGTTTTGATTTACTAGGTATGGGTGAAGCGCAGCTAAACATGAACCAGCTTCATAAGGCCAAGCAAAACATTCAAGAAAGTCTTGAAATCTTTGTGGAAAGTGACATCAAAAGCAATATCGACAAAAGTCACTTATTGTTGAGTAAGGTATTTGAAAAAATGAATGACAATGCACAAGCCCTACATCATTTCAAATTGCATAAATTGTATCAAGACAGCATTGTCAATTTGGAGACCAATAAACAAATTCAAGAAATCAGCGCCAAATATGAATTTGACAAGAAGGAAACGGAGCTTTTACAACAACAGAAAGAGAAAGATCTCTTGAATGAAAAAAGGATTGCCCAAAATATTCGCAACGGAGTATCAATTATTTTAATCATCCTTTTGATCGCATTTATTCTTGCCATCCGATCCATAAAAGTACAAACAAAGGCCAAGGCACTGGTCACCAAACAAAGAAATGAATATGAAAAACTAAATAAAAGATTACTGCTTCAAAAGAAAGAAAATGAAAAAATAACTAAGCAATTGTTTCAGGTAAATGAAACGAAAGATAAAATTTTCAGTATAGTTGGCCATGACCTTAAAAGTCCCGTCACCAGTTTAAAAGGGCTGATGCAATATGTGGTAGATGAAAATTTAGATCGAAAAGAATTTCTATTGGTTTCCAAGCAATTGCGTAATGAAGTTGAACAAGTTCATTTTACGCTTGTTAACTTATTAAATTGGGCTAAAGGTCAAATGAGAGGAATCGTTACAGATCCTACAACCATATCCATGCATCAACTGGTGGAACAAAACATAAGCTTAAACGAACCGATTTCAAAAAATAAGAATATTGAAATAGTAGACGAATTGGAAGAAAATACAATTTGTTATGCTGACAAAGATCAAATAAGTTTGGCTTTAAGAAATGTATTAAACAATGCCATAAAATTCACCCCTAAAGGAGGTAAAATAATTATTTCCAGTAAAAAAGCTGCTAGGCAAGGTTATTGGGAGATTTCAATACAGGACAATGGTATAGGAATGTCTGATGAAATTTTAAAAAATTTATTTTCTAAGGAACTGGGAGGTAAACAACAATATGGTACGGAAGGTGAGAAAGGAACAGGCTTAGGCTTACAATTAACGAAAGATTTTATTGTAAAAAATGGGGGCGAAATTAAGGTCAGCAGTAAGCCCAATAATGGAACCACTTTTACTTTCACTATTCCTTCCGCCTATGTTTGA